From Astatotilapia calliptera chromosome 19, fAstCal1.2, whole genome shotgun sequence, a single genomic window includes:
- the LOC113011627 gene encoding endonuclease domain-containing 1 protein-like, with product MQSSVTVCLLLLVFPVNAHFVENFEDCMEYFYKGHVPEWTPNDHVHICQKFKNCYHFATLYDTTNRIPVYSAYIVEDGKSSDHDWMVEPQLVNKKFEKKMMTQDSLIYKHPTLDPIDPKDIGKMQATDDDYKQLTKQYKDQYNHGHLNPSSHHAGKRGRAVLRGLSCVLCTVRFTRVFSHVGDRTRSQEHEPENTGKKKTLNTRPLKIITFCL from the exons ATGCAGAGCTCGGTGACCgtgtgcctcctcctcctcgtctttcCCGTCAACGCACACTTTGTGGAAAACTTTGag GACTGCATGGAATACTTTTACAAGGGGCATGTGCCAGAGTGGACTCCCAATGATCACGTCCACATCTGCCAGAAGTTTAAGAACTG CTACCACTTTGCCACCCTGTACGACACCACCAACCGCATTCCCGTCTACTCGGCTTACATAGTTGAGGACGGCAAAAGCTCCGACCACGATTGGATGGTGGAGCCTCAG CTGGTAAATAAGAAGTTTGAAAAGAAGATGATGACACAGGATTCACTGATTTACAAACATCCTACACTAGACCCTATAGACCCTAAGGACATAGGAAAGATGCAGGCAACAGATGACGACTACAAACAACTTACAAAACAATACAAGGATCAATACAATCACGGTCACCTGAATCCCAGCTCACATCATGCAGGTAAGAGAGGTCGAGCTGTTCTGAGGGGTTTGTCGTGTGTCTTATGCACAGTAAGATTTACACGCGTGTTCTCACATGTGGGAGACAGAACACGGTCCCAGGAACATGAACCAGAGAACACAGGAAAGAAGAAGACTTTAAACACAAgacctttaaaaataattacgTTCTGTTTATGA